In Trifolium pratense cultivar HEN17-A07 linkage group LG7, ARS_RC_1.1, whole genome shotgun sequence, a genomic segment contains:
- the LOC123896579 gene encoding uncharacterized protein LOC123896579: protein MIYVGFNVSGFLENDAKEWNVCRVLSMFDHATASRILATPLYPMDDRRIWRGESNGDYSVKSSYHICVNELIDISHLHVNGSCNLIWALQIQPKVKNLIWRICRRCVPTRVRLRDKGVDYLQTCALCNNDEDDNMVFTCASTIHLRILSYVRVLKALRYSCSTSKRFLVGQSADMFG from the coding sequence ATGATATATGTCGGTTTTAATGTCTCTGGTTTCCTGGAAAATGATGCTAAAGAGTGGAACGTTTGTCGAGTTTTGTCTATGTTCGACCATGCCACAGCATCGAGAATTCTTGCTACTCCACTTTATCCTATGGATGATAGAAGAATTTGGCGTGGTGAAAGCAATGGGGATTATTCTGTTAAAAGTTCGTACCATATATGTGTTAATGAGTTAATTGACATTTCTCATCTACATGTTAATGGTAGTTGCAATTTAATTTGGGCACTACAAATCCAACCAAAGGTCAAAAACTTAATTTGGCGTATTTGCCGACGTTGTGTTCCAACCCGTGTTCGGTTGCGAGATAAAGGTGTTGATTACCTACAAACATGTGCCCTATGCAATAATGATGAGGATGATAACATGGTGTTCACATGTGCTTCCACCATCCATCTTCGGATACTATCATACGTAAGGGTGCTCAAGGCTCTGCGGTATTCATGCTCAACTTCAAAAAGATTTCTGGTAGGACAATCAGCAGACATGTTTGGTTGA